Proteins from a genomic interval of Aquabacterium sp. J223:
- a CDS encoding aldo/keto reductase, which translates to MALRDLLPGKLGFGTAPLGNMFRDIPEAEARATVDAAWNDGIRYFDNAPFYGAGLAELRMGEALADRPRDEYVISTKVGRLILDEVEDPSTRDLGEKGQVFQHGRPNRIVNDYSADATLRSIDDSLRRLKTDHIEIVWVHDVAQDFYGDEWLSVFDSARRGAFKTLDRLRDEGVIKAWGLGVNRVEPIELLLDLQGPRPDGFLLAGRYTLLDHSRALQRVMPKVVERGLSIVVGGPYSSGALVGGPNFEYAPATPAILQRVSAIKAVAERHGVSMKAAGLQFALAHPAVAAVVPGASRPGRIAEDRAALEQVVPSDFWRELRAGGLVHPEAPLPLEIGMDAR; encoded by the coding sequence ATGGCACTGAGAGACCTTCTCCCCGGCAAGTTGGGCTTCGGCACCGCGCCGCTGGGCAACATGTTCCGTGACATCCCGGAAGCGGAGGCACGGGCGACGGTGGATGCGGCCTGGAACGACGGCATCCGCTATTTCGACAACGCGCCGTTCTACGGCGCGGGCCTGGCCGAGCTTCGCATGGGCGAGGCGCTGGCCGACCGTCCGCGCGACGAGTACGTCATCAGCACGAAGGTGGGCCGCCTGATCCTCGACGAGGTGGAGGACCCGAGCACGCGCGACCTCGGCGAAAAGGGCCAGGTGTTCCAGCACGGTCGGCCGAACCGCATCGTCAACGACTACTCGGCCGATGCCACGCTGCGCTCCATCGACGACAGCCTGCGGCGCCTGAAGACAGACCACATCGAGATCGTTTGGGTGCACGACGTGGCGCAGGACTTCTACGGCGACGAATGGCTCTCGGTCTTCGACAGCGCGCGTCGGGGCGCCTTCAAGACCCTGGACCGGCTGCGTGACGAAGGCGTCATCAAGGCTTGGGGCCTGGGCGTGAACCGCGTGGAGCCGATCGAGCTGCTGCTCGACCTGCAAGGGCCGCGGCCGGACGGCTTCCTGCTGGCGGGCCGCTACACGCTGCTCGATCACTCGCGCGCGCTGCAGCGCGTGATGCCCAAGGTGGTCGAGCGTGGCCTAAGCATCGTGGTCGGCGGGCCGTACAGCTCGGGCGCGCTGGTCGGCGGACCAAACTTCGAGTACGCGCCAGCCACGCCGGCGATCCTCCAAAGGGTTTCAGCCATCAAGGCCGTTGCCGAGCGCCACGGCGTCAGCATGAAAGCCGCCGGGCTGCAGTTCGCACTCGCCCACCCCGCCGTCGCCGCTGTGGTCCCTGGTGCCAGCCGGCCCGGGCGCATCGCCGAGGACCGCGCCGCGCTGGAGCAGGTGGTGCCGAGCGACTTCTGGCGCGAGTTGCGGGCCGGTGGCCTCGTCCACCCCGAAGCGCCGTTGCCGCTTGAGATCGGGATGGATGCGCGCTAG
- a CDS encoding antibiotic biosynthesis monooxygenase family protein: MIAGAPVIVVARWQVSGDVDQVLDIVARLRSASLAEPGCLSYEAYRAVDAPDTVLLVEQYRDSEALYEHRASPHYQREVLEGVLPLLLARQVQILHPHDAHAAAPQPTVPPTP; the protein is encoded by the coding sequence ATGATCGCCGGCGCACCCGTGATCGTGGTGGCGCGCTGGCAGGTGAGTGGCGATGTCGACCAGGTGCTCGACATCGTCGCCCGCCTCCGCTCGGCCTCGCTGGCCGAGCCGGGATGCCTGAGCTACGAGGCTTACCGGGCCGTCGACGCGCCGGACACCGTGCTGCTGGTGGAGCAGTACCGCGACAGCGAGGCGCTCTACGAGCACCGCGCTTCGCCGCACTACCAGCGTGAGGTGCTCGAAGGGGTGCTGCCGTTGCTGCTTGCGCGGCAGGTGCAGATCCTGCACCCTCACGACGCGCATGCCGCAGCCCCTCAGCCCACCGTCCCGCCCACGCCCTGA
- a CDS encoding type 1 glutamine amidotransferase domain-containing protein has translation MSLKHVLFVVTNAAEIGPNRRPTGFFFPEIAHPAEALERAGIAIEYASPLGGKPFEDGYDASDPVQAAFRSSASYRRLSRSRKLSEVDVLDYDAVFFPGGLGPMVDITGNPEVQAVVRRAWDGDKVVAAVCHGPAALLGVTLEDGTPLVRGRKIAGFSTAEEDGYARPDVPFDLETALRAEGALYEAAAPWQPKLMVDGHLITGQNPASGTLVGEAIAHALQKVA, from the coding sequence ATGAGCCTCAAGCATGTCCTATTCGTTGTGACAAACGCCGCCGAGATCGGGCCCAACCGCCGCCCGACCGGTTTCTTCTTCCCCGAGATCGCGCATCCGGCCGAAGCGCTCGAAAGGGCGGGCATCGCCATCGAGTACGCCTCGCCGCTGGGCGGCAAGCCCTTCGAAGACGGCTACGACGCCAGCGATCCCGTGCAGGCGGCGTTCCGCAGCAGTGCGTCGTACCGTCGACTGTCGCGCAGCCGCAAGCTCTCCGAGGTGGACGTGCTCGACTACGACGCGGTCTTCTTTCCCGGCGGCCTCGGCCCGATGGTCGACATCACCGGCAATCCCGAGGTGCAGGCCGTGGTTCGCCGGGCCTGGGACGGCGACAAGGTCGTGGCCGCGGTCTGTCACGGTCCCGCGGCGCTGCTGGGCGTGACGCTGGAAGACGGGACGCCCCTGGTGCGCGGGCGCAAGATCGCCGGCTTCTCCACGGCCGAGGAAGACGGCTACGCCCGCCCCGACGTGCCCTTCGACCTCGAGACCGCCTTGCGCGCCGAGGGCGCGCTGTACGAAGCGGCGGCTCCCTGGCAGCCCAAGCTGATGGTCGACGGCCACCTGATCACCGGGCAGAACCCGGCTTCCGGCACGCTGGTCGGCGAGGCCATCGCCCACGCACTGCAGAAGGTGGCGTGA
- a CDS encoding LysR family transcriptional regulator, translated as MDESLPSVLDELRGMAVFATVVRCGSFAAGARALGLTRAVVSHHVRALETRIGVPLAQRSTRSFSLTPAGEAFRVHCERLLDEAHDGMRGMELLRAEPRGQVRITCSHHFGSKRVLPALLAFRRRYPSIRLHVAMSDANVDLVQQGIELAVRAGPLGDSDLVARHLVSEPTMLCAAPSYLRRRPAPASAAELAQHRWVLYPPSQRSVRLGQAGQEAEVPVDGDIVTDSAAARLAFVLAGEGIARLPAYDAATPLASGELVQVLPQLQTAPLEIFVVHGRRIGPSARLLRDFLLASAKGED; from the coding sequence ATGGACGAGTCATTGCCGTCGGTCCTCGACGAGTTGCGCGGGATGGCGGTCTTCGCGACCGTCGTGCGCTGCGGCAGCTTCGCCGCGGGGGCCCGCGCGCTGGGCCTGACCCGTGCCGTCGTGAGCCACCACGTGCGCGCTCTGGAGACGCGGATCGGCGTGCCACTGGCGCAGCGAAGCACGCGCAGCTTCAGCCTCACGCCCGCAGGCGAGGCGTTTCGTGTGCACTGCGAACGGCTGCTGGACGAGGCCCACGACGGCATGCGCGGCATGGAGTTGCTGCGTGCCGAGCCACGCGGGCAGGTCCGCATCACCTGCTCGCACCATTTCGGCAGCAAGCGCGTCCTGCCCGCCCTGCTGGCATTTCGAAGACGCTACCCGTCCATCCGCCTACACGTCGCGATGAGCGACGCCAATGTCGACCTGGTGCAGCAGGGCATCGAACTGGCCGTGAGGGCCGGGCCACTGGGCGACTCGGACCTGGTGGCCCGGCACCTGGTCAGCGAGCCGACGATGCTGTGTGCCGCGCCGTCCTACCTTCGCCGCCGGCCCGCGCCGGCGTCGGCCGCCGAGCTGGCGCAGCACCGCTGGGTTCTCTATCCGCCGAGCCAGCGGTCGGTCAGGCTGGGCCAGGCAGGTCAGGAGGCCGAGGTGCCCGTGGACGGCGACATCGTCACCGACAGCGCCGCAGCCCGCCTCGCGTTCGTGCTGGCCGGAGAAGGCATCGCACGCCTGCCGGCCTACGATGCGGCGACGCCGCTCGCCTCGGGCGAGTTGGTGCAGGTGCTGCCGCAGTTGCAAACCGCTCCGCTCGAGATCTTCGTGGTGCACGGTCGGCGCATCGGTCCGAGCGCACGGCTGCTGCGGGATTTCCTGCTGGCCAGCGCCAAGGGCGAGGACTGA
- a CDS encoding aspartate/glutamate racemase family protein, producing MLRRLAVSLGHGERLRHIETVAPTGAQLQADPEGALRHLAEACRAAARPGVAAIVIGGAGLAGYAEALQARVDLPLIDSAHAGLKVLLDGAAPPPQRASDGFVAEWSAVSPGMARIGSAS from the coding sequence ATGCTGCGGCGGCTGGCGGTGAGCCTGGGCCACGGCGAGCGGCTGCGGCACATCGAGACCGTGGCGCCCACCGGCGCGCAGCTGCAGGCCGACCCAGAGGGCGCGCTGCGGCACCTCGCAGAGGCCTGCCGCGCCGCCGCCCGGCCCGGCGTGGCCGCGATCGTGATCGGCGGTGCCGGCCTGGCGGGTTACGCCGAGGCGCTTCAGGCGCGGGTGGACCTGCCGCTCATCGACAGCGCGCACGCCGGCCTGAAGGTGCTGCTGGACGGCGCCGCGCCGCCACCGCAACGCGCCAGCGACGGCTTCGTCGCCGAGTGGAGCGCGGTCAGTCCGGGGATGGCGCGGATAGGGTCAGCTTCGTGA
- a CDS encoding tripartite tricarboxylate transporter substrate binding protein: MKRRLVLAAGAAGAAAVSTPAWVGAQSAWPSRGPVRLIAQFPPGGLVDTVARLMAPHLSQAIGQTVVVENKPGAGGLIGTDQVAKAPADGYTLLVSHASVHIYAPATRNTMPFDAVSDFTHMAMLVEAPMVLLVRSQSPYQSLGQYVATAKTKQVRYGTSGIGSANHLFGELLKLDGQAPEHDHVPYQGSAPAMQDLLSGQIDGLFDPITTNVAQLKAGSLRALAVSTPARLPALPNIPTFAEQGFPSMTGSQWLGLSGPKNLPAPIVQRLTALMPEILAKPDVMARLEDLQTLPRKAPVLGEDFNKLIRSQIDTWTKVAKRAKVEVIV; encoded by the coding sequence ATGAAGCGTCGCCTCGTTCTCGCCGCTGGTGCCGCCGGTGCCGCCGCAGTGTCCACGCCCGCCTGGGTCGGTGCCCAGAGCGCCTGGCCCAGCCGCGGTCCTGTCCGCCTGATCGCCCAGTTCCCGCCCGGTGGCCTGGTGGACACCGTCGCCCGGCTGATGGCGCCGCACCTGTCGCAGGCCATCGGCCAGACGGTGGTGGTCGAGAACAAGCCGGGGGCCGGCGGCCTGATCGGCACCGACCAGGTGGCCAAGGCGCCGGCCGACGGCTACACGCTCCTGGTCAGCCATGCGTCGGTGCACATCTACGCGCCGGCCACGCGCAACACCATGCCCTTCGACGCGGTGAGCGACTTCACCCACATGGCCATGCTGGTGGAGGCGCCGATGGTGCTGCTGGTGCGCAGCCAGTCGCCCTACCAGAGCCTGGGCCAGTACGTGGCGACGGCCAAGACCAAGCAGGTGCGCTACGGCACGTCGGGCATCGGCTCGGCCAACCACCTGTTCGGCGAGCTGCTCAAGCTCGACGGCCAGGCCCCCGAGCACGACCACGTGCCCTACCAGGGCAGCGCGCCGGCGATGCAGGACCTGCTCAGCGGCCAGATCGACGGCCTGTTCGACCCCATCACCACCAACGTGGCGCAGCTCAAGGCCGGTTCGCTGCGCGCGCTGGCCGTCTCCACCCCGGCGCGGCTGCCGGCCCTGCCCAACATCCCGACCTTCGCCGAACAGGGCTTCCCCTCGATGACCGGTTCGCAGTGGCTGGGCCTGTCGGGGCCGAAGAACCTGCCGGCGCCGATCGTGCAGCGCCTGACGGCGCTGATGCCCGAGATCCTGGCCAAGCCCGACGTCATGGCCCGGCTGGAGGACCTGCAGACCCTGCCGCGCAAGGCCCCGGTGCTGGGCGAGGACTTCAACAAGCTCATCCGCTCGCAGATCGACACCTGGACCAAGGTGGCCAAGCGGGCCAAGGTCGAAGTGATCGTCTGA
- a CDS encoding GntR family transcriptional regulator: MDSPSTAEKAYETLRRAIIEQAIAPGTRLPEDELAAQFGVSRTPIRAVLARLQSEGLVRAGPRRTATVAEPSLSEARKVFAVRRALEREAVRLVAERWTSAHGRRLEGIVKEEEHARKAGDGRASIRLAGDFHLALAEMADNFLLERYLGETVSRCSVILALHARPHSEDCAISEHRHIIETLRSGAPEAAMEAMDRHIDAIVQRASLDAEPAPPPALSEVLSLYSAQVEGTPASRPAVGRKAGKARGVVRRR; encoded by the coding sequence ATGGACAGCCCCTCCACCGCCGAGAAGGCCTACGAGACCCTGCGCCGGGCGATCATCGAGCAGGCGATTGCGCCGGGCACCCGGCTGCCGGAGGACGAACTGGCCGCGCAGTTCGGCGTCAGCCGCACGCCGATCCGCGCGGTGCTGGCGCGGCTGCAGTCCGAAGGGCTGGTGCGTGCCGGCCCGCGCCGCACCGCCACCGTCGCCGAGCCCAGCCTGAGCGAGGCGCGCAAGGTCTTCGCGGTGCGGCGCGCGCTGGAGCGCGAGGCGGTGCGGCTGGTGGCCGAGCGCTGGACCAGCGCCCACGGCCGACGGCTCGAAGGCATCGTGAAGGAGGAGGAGCACGCCCGCAAGGCGGGCGACGGCAGGGCCTCCATCCGGCTGGCCGGCGACTTCCACCTGGCGCTGGCCGAGATGGCCGACAACTTCCTGCTCGAGCGCTACCTGGGCGAGACGGTGTCGCGCTGCTCGGTCATCCTGGCGCTGCACGCCCGCCCGCATTCGGAGGACTGCGCCATCAGCGAGCACCGCCACATCATCGAGACGCTGCGCAGCGGCGCGCCGGAGGCCGCGATGGAGGCCATGGACCGGCACATCGACGCCATCGTGCAGCGCGCCTCGCTGGACGCCGAACCGGCGCCGCCGCCGGCGCTGTCCGAGGTGCTGAGCCTGTACTCGGCGCAGGTGGAGGGCACGCCGGCGAGCAGGCCGGCCGTGGGCCGGAAGGCCGGCAAGGCGCGGGGCGTGGTGCGGCGGCGCTGA
- a CDS encoding urea carboxylase-associated family protein: MTARRLVAEWLLQPGTGKAVEVPARHVLRIEQVDGGQCVDFNAFNLHDYKEFMHCGRTRTVHGFNPGTGDFLWSAPPRERAMFYILADSVGRNDVLFPRCSAYVYESTYGFRHHTNCHDIQAEAQREYGLTPDDAHDSFNLFMATEVLAGGEVIISRQDSGPGDHVELLALIDTLAVPNVCGADVMRTSNFFLKPVKVLLYTASDDDLAQVPPTPVLASQRTPADFRNPVIKADRELRRDPAYEPQFLGTPLTVEEVAVELTDEELAWLDGYEHAGLYRGDRGAVLRDIFFSWWETQYVTSPNGAPSVRRAASTSPSNP, translated from the coding sequence GTGACGGCGCGCCGCCTGGTCGCCGAATGGCTGCTGCAGCCGGGCACCGGCAAGGCCGTCGAAGTGCCCGCGCGCCACGTGCTGCGCATCGAGCAGGTCGACGGCGGGCAGTGCGTGGACTTCAACGCCTTCAACCTGCACGACTACAAGGAGTTCATGCACTGCGGTCGCACGCGCACCGTGCATGGCTTCAACCCCGGCACCGGCGACTTCCTCTGGTCGGCCCCGCCGCGCGAGCGGGCGATGTTCTACATCCTGGCCGACAGCGTGGGCCGCAACGACGTGCTGTTCCCCCGCTGCAGCGCTTACGTCTACGAAAGCACCTACGGCTTCCGGCACCACACCAACTGCCACGACATCCAGGCCGAGGCGCAGCGCGAGTACGGCCTGACGCCGGACGACGCGCACGACAGCTTCAACCTCTTCATGGCCACCGAGGTGCTGGCCGGCGGCGAGGTGATCATCTCGCGGCAGGACTCCGGCCCCGGCGACCACGTCGAGCTGCTGGCGCTGATCGACACGCTGGCGGTGCCCAACGTCTGCGGCGCCGACGTGATGCGCACCAGCAACTTCTTCCTCAAGCCGGTGAAGGTGCTGCTGTACACCGCCTCGGACGACGACCTGGCGCAGGTGCCGCCCACCCCCGTGCTGGCCAGCCAGCGCACACCGGCCGACTTCCGCAACCCGGTGATCAAGGCGGATCGCGAGTTGCGCCGCGACCCGGCCTATGAGCCGCAGTTCCTCGGCACGCCGCTCACCGTCGAAGAGGTGGCGGTCGAGCTCACCGACGAGGAACTCGCGTGGCTGGACGGCTACGAGCACGCCGGGCTGTACCGCGGCGACCGCGGCGCCGTGCTGCGCGACATCTTCTTCTCCTGGTGGGAGACGCAGTACGTCACCAGCCCCAACGGCGCGCCCAGCGTGCGGCGCGCCGCGTCAACGTCGCCGTCCAACCCCTGA
- a CDS encoding BMP family ABC transporter substrate-binding protein, whose product MHRPARTDRRRFLAQTAGTAALATGLVRPAHAANVTVGIVYVGPRDDYGWNQAHAVGAKALSTVPGVKVFEEENVPETVAVRKTIESMVQADGASLVFGTSFGYFDPFMIEAAKKYPKVQFRHPTSLWSADKHPMNLGGYFCFLDQAHYVNGIAAGLSTTSNKIGFIAAKPIAIVLRNINTFTLGVKRVNPNATVQLIITGEWSLPVREAEATNALIGAGCDVIASHVDSPKIVIETAERRGAKTLGHNASQARLAPKGFITGAENKWETVYKSFAAAIGRGETLPNQFFGGYDKDMVQSTPFGAGASEKARNAATAAIADLKAGKPIWTGEVRSNTGKVVLDKGYGNYDPVLDRMDFLIEGVAGKI is encoded by the coding sequence ATGCATCGTCCCGCCCGCACCGACCGCCGCCGCTTCCTCGCGCAGACCGCCGGCACCGCCGCCCTCGCCACCGGCCTGGTCAGGCCCGCCCACGCCGCCAACGTCACCGTCGGCATCGTCTACGTCGGCCCGCGCGACGACTACGGCTGGAACCAGGCCCATGCGGTGGGCGCCAAGGCGCTGTCCACCGTGCCCGGCGTGAAAGTGTTCGAGGAGGAGAACGTGCCGGAGACGGTGGCCGTGCGCAAGACCATCGAGAGCATGGTGCAGGCCGATGGCGCCTCGCTGGTGTTCGGCACCTCGTTCGGCTACTTCGACCCCTTCATGATCGAGGCGGCGAAGAAGTACCCCAAGGTGCAGTTCCGCCACCCCACCTCGCTGTGGTCGGCCGACAAGCACCCGATGAACCTCGGCGGCTACTTCTGCTTCCTCGACCAGGCGCACTACGTCAACGGCATCGCCGCCGGGCTGTCGACCACGTCGAACAAGATCGGCTTCATCGCGGCCAAGCCCATCGCCATCGTGCTGCGCAACATCAACACCTTCACCCTCGGCGTGAAGCGGGTGAACCCCAACGCCACGGTGCAGCTCATCATCACCGGCGAGTGGTCGCTGCCCGTGCGCGAGGCCGAGGCCACCAACGCGCTGATCGGCGCCGGCTGCGACGTCATCGCCAGCCATGTGGACAGCCCGAAGATCGTGATCGAGACCGCCGAGCGCCGCGGCGCCAAGACGCTGGGCCACAACGCCTCCCAGGCGCGGCTGGCGCCCAAGGGCTTCATCACCGGCGCCGAGAACAAGTGGGAGACGGTGTACAAGTCCTTCGCCGCCGCCATCGGCCGCGGCGAGACGCTGCCCAACCAGTTCTTCGGCGGCTACGACAAGGACATGGTGCAGAGCACCCCCTTCGGCGCCGGCGCCAGCGAGAAGGCGCGCAACGCCGCCACGGCCGCCATCGCCGACCTCAAGGCCGGCAAGCCGATCTGGACCGGGGAGGTCAGGAGCAACACCGGCAAGGTGGTGCTCGACAAGGGCTACGGCAACTACGATCCGGTGCTGGACCGCATGGACTTCCTCATCGAGGGGGTGGCGGGAAAAATCTGA
- a CDS encoding flavin reductase family protein: protein MDIDFAALTEYQRYKLMASLIVPRPIALVTTLGPDGVVNAAPFSMFNMLGEEPPIVMLSINRLQDGRLKDTAANIVARREFVVHLADEAIAAQMHRCGEAIPAHQSELDHVGLHAAPSKAVSPPRIVEAPVAFECRLWELLETESRQIFIGQVLWLHARDGLIDTERWRVRLQDYHPVGRFGASFYVRSRDRFAIGDEAGGPTPTATPIDEI, encoded by the coding sequence ATGGACATCGACTTCGCCGCCCTGACCGAGTACCAGCGCTACAAGCTGATGGCCAGCCTGATCGTGCCGCGGCCGATCGCGCTGGTCACCACGCTGGGCCCCGACGGCGTCGTCAACGCCGCCCCGTTCAGCATGTTCAACATGCTGGGCGAGGAGCCGCCGATCGTCATGCTCAGCATCAACCGGCTGCAGGACGGCCGGCTGAAGGACACCGCGGCCAACATCGTGGCCCGGCGCGAGTTCGTCGTGCACCTGGCCGACGAGGCCATCGCCGCGCAGATGCACCGCTGCGGCGAGGCCATTCCCGCCCACCAGAGCGAGCTCGACCACGTCGGCCTGCACGCCGCGCCGTCCAAGGCGGTGTCGCCGCCGCGCATCGTCGAGGCGCCGGTCGCCTTCGAATGCCGGCTGTGGGAACTGCTGGAGACCGAGAGCCGCCAGATCTTCATCGGCCAGGTGCTGTGGCTGCACGCCCGCGACGGCCTGATCGACACCGAACGCTGGCGCGTGCGGCTGCAGGACTACCACCCGGTGGGCCGTTTCGGCGCCAGCTTCTACGTGCGCAGCCGCGACCGCTTCGCCATCGGCGACGAGGCGGGCGGCCCGACGCCGACCGCCACGCCGATCGACGAGATCTGA
- a CDS encoding PAS domain-containing protein, whose amino-acid sequence MTTALLEGQDWSAHPLGPPAQWPPVLAALVASMQRCQGPMFICWGPQAHLLYNDRYADVLRDKHPAAMGRPFREVWPEVGPELDVMLRQVYAGHGQHGIDTPFHARRDGRDETAWFSFVWNPVLAADGSVDGFFSTAFETTTAVRADQARAAEAERLLQMFEQAPNFIAVLSGPEHVYVHANPAYLDFVGRGEIIGRRVRDAIPEVTEQGWVGVLDEVYRTGAPYIGRATPLRLRRSGRPGLDEAFVDFVFQPMRDESGAINGILVVGHDVTDHQRTLRRLRDREQALLEAARTLSLQRRQVEALLESTPLGIAFVDREGRLLLASAENRQLWGPYPSPASVADYADFKGWWADDGPRHGQPLQPEDWPLARALRGEDVRSQVIEIETFDDPPRRRTMLLHAKPVRDDDGHIVNAVVAQIDITAQVEVENALRQSEARFRTIAEAMPQMVWSTRPDGFHDYYNQQWYAFTGVPDGSTDGEAWNGMFHPEDQVRAWNRWQHSLGTGDPYEIEYRLRHHSGEYRWVLGRALAVRDERGHIVRWMGTCTDIHDQVRAQEMLREEDRRKDEFLAMLAHELRNPLSPITSSAALLPRVADDPVRVRHIGALIARQAAHMRGLVDDLLDVSRVTSGLVALVRQPVDLRSVLAEALEQTRPLMDAQAHRVSIDAGSGPLSVLGDRNRLVQVFANLLNNAGKYTPREGRIHVGARLEDGQVVVSVRDNGLGMTPALLSRMFDLFVQGERTPDRSQGGLGIGLALVRRIVELHGGSVSGHSEGPGHGSELLVVLPLAAHGAATATATTTAGGLPAVTGLRVLVVDDNPDAGESLGLLLRDLGHEVHVERRAVAALETATRLRPQVCLLDIGLPDLDGRTLARRLRLLPGLQAVTIAVVSGYGQPQDLQASQAQGLVHFVKPVETAELLAWLDRVAGG is encoded by the coding sequence TTGACCACCGCCCTGCTCGAAGGGCAGGACTGGTCGGCGCACCCGCTGGGGCCTCCGGCCCAATGGCCACCGGTGCTCGCGGCGCTGGTCGCCTCCATGCAGCGCTGCCAGGGGCCGATGTTCATCTGCTGGGGCCCGCAGGCGCACCTGCTCTACAACGACCGCTACGCCGACGTGCTGCGGGACAAGCACCCCGCGGCCATGGGACGTCCGTTCCGCGAGGTCTGGCCGGAGGTCGGCCCCGAGCTGGACGTGATGCTGCGGCAGGTCTACGCCGGCCACGGCCAGCACGGCATCGACACCCCCTTCCACGCGCGCCGCGACGGTCGCGACGAGACGGCCTGGTTCTCCTTCGTCTGGAACCCGGTGCTGGCGGCCGACGGCTCGGTGGACGGCTTCTTCTCCACCGCCTTCGAGACCACCACGGCCGTGCGGGCCGACCAGGCGCGCGCGGCCGAGGCCGAGCGCCTGCTGCAGATGTTCGAGCAGGCACCCAACTTCATCGCGGTGCTGAGCGGCCCGGAGCATGTCTACGTGCACGCCAACCCGGCCTACCTCGATTTCGTCGGCCGCGGCGAGATCATCGGCCGGCGGGTGCGCGACGCCATTCCGGAGGTGACCGAGCAGGGCTGGGTCGGCGTGCTCGACGAGGTCTACCGCACCGGTGCGCCCTACATCGGCCGGGCCACCCCGCTGCGGCTGCGGCGCAGCGGCCGCCCGGGGCTGGACGAGGCCTTCGTCGACTTCGTCTTCCAGCCGATGCGCGACGAAAGCGGCGCGATCAACGGCATCCTCGTCGTCGGCCACGACGTGACCGACCACCAGCGCACGCTGCGCCGCCTGCGCGACCGCGAACAGGCGCTGCTGGAGGCGGCGCGCACCCTGTCGCTGCAGCGGCGCCAGGTCGAGGCGCTGCTGGAATCCACCCCGCTGGGCATCGCCTTCGTCGACCGCGAGGGGCGCCTGCTGCTGGCCAGCGCGGAGAACCGGCAGCTGTGGGGCCCCTACCCGTCGCCGGCGTCGGTGGCCGACTACGCCGACTTCAAGGGCTGGTGGGCCGACGACGGGCCCCGGCACGGCCAGCCGCTGCAGCCCGAGGACTGGCCGCTCGCCCGCGCGCTGCGGGGCGAGGACGTGCGCAGCCAGGTCATCGAGATCGAGACCTTCGACGACCCGCCGCGCCGCCGCACGATGCTGCTGCACGCGAAGCCCGTCCGCGACGACGACGGCCACATCGTCAACGCCGTCGTCGCGCAGATCGACATCACCGCACAGGTCGAGGTCGAGAACGCCCTGCGCCAGAGCGAGGCGCGCTTCCGCACCATCGCCGAGGCGATGCCGCAGATGGTGTGGTCGACCCGACCGGACGGCTTCCACGACTACTACAACCAGCAGTGGTACGCCTTCACCGGCGTGCCCGACGGCTCCACCGACGGCGAGGCCTGGAACGGCATGTTCCACCCCGAGGACCAGGTGCGGGCCTGGAACCGCTGGCAGCATTCGCTGGGCACCGGCGATCCGTACGAGATCGAGTACCGGCTGCGGCACCACTCCGGCGAGTACCGCTGGGTGCTCGGCCGTGCCCTGGCGGTGCGCGACGAAAGGGGCCATATCGTGCGCTGGATGGGCACCTGCACCGACATCCACGACCAGGTGCGCGCGCAGGAGATGCTGCGCGAGGAAGACCGCCGCAAGGACGAGTTCCTGGCCATGCTGGCGCACGAACTGCGCAACCCGCTGTCACCGATCACCTCGTCGGCGGCGCTGCTGCCGCGGGTCGCCGACGACCCCGTGCGCGTCCGCCACATCGGCGCGCTGATCGCCCGCCAGGCGGCGCACATGCGCGGCCTGGTCGACGACCTGCTCGACGTGTCGCGCGTCACCAGCGGGCTGGTGGCGCTGGTCCGCCAGCCGGTGGACCTGCGCAGCGTGCTCGCCGAGGCGCTGGAGCAGACCCGCCCGCTGATGGATGCACAGGCGCACCGGGTGTCGATCGACGCCGGCAGCGGGCCGCTCTCGGTGCTCGGCGACCGCAACCGCCTGGTGCAGGTCTTCGCCAACCTGCTCAACAACGCCGGCAAGTACACCCCGCGCGAGGGCCGCATCCACGTCGGCGCCCGGCTGGAGGACGGGCAGGTGGTGGTCTCGGTGCGCGACAACGGCCTGGGCATGACGCCGGCCCTGCTGTCGCGCATGTTCGACCTCTTCGTGCAGGGCGAACGCACGCCCGACCGCAGCCAGGGCGGCCTGGGCATCGGCCTGGCCCTGGTGCGGCGCATCGTCGAGCTGCACGGCGGCAGCGTGTCGGGCCACAGCGAAGGACCCGGCCACGGCAGCGAGCTGCTGGTGGTGCTGCCGCTGGCGGCGCACGGCGCGGCCACGGCGACCGCGACGACGACCGCCGGCGGTCTGCCGGCGGTCACCGGCCTGCGCGTGCTGGTGGTCGACGACAACCCGGACGCCGGCGAGTCGCTGGGCCTGCTGCTGCGCGACCTGGGCCACGAGGTGCACGTCGAGCGCCGCGCCGTCGCCGCGCTGGAGACGGCGACCCGGTTGCGGCCGCAGGTCTGCCTGCTGGACATCGGCCTGCCGGACCTCGACGGCCGCACCCTCGCCCGGCGGCTGCGCCTGCTGCCGGGGCTGCAGGCCGTCACCATCGCGGTGGTCAGCGGCTATGGCCAGCCGCAGGACCTCCAGGCGTCCCAGGCGCAGGGCCTGGTCCACTTCGTCAAACCCGTGGAGACGGCCGAATTGCTGGCCTGGCTGGACCGGGTGGCCGGCGGCTGA